One window of the Cryptomeria japonica chromosome 7, Sugi_1.0, whole genome shotgun sequence genome contains the following:
- the LOC131031086 gene encoding protein NRT1/ PTR FAMILY 5.3, translated as MVSGNAEKMANSQAEKETDKFALDGSVDLHGRPVEIAKTGGIKACSFIVGYEFCERLAFGGIWANLVIYLTSKLHEGTVSASRNVTNWTGVMWIIPIFGAYIADTHWGRYWTFLVFAFVYVVGMGLMTLAVSLTSLRPPACPSGEGCEKASPLQIGVFYFALYLLAIGAGGTKPNISTFGADQFDEFHPKEKSQKNHFFNWWMFTIFLGTLFGKTFLIYIEDNVSWGVSYGIITAAIVISVIIVLIGTPFYRHKIISGSPLKRMGKVFVRLATNWKAKAPSDPSELYEVDSKEYVSKGRYPIAHTNTLRIIDKAAIKTDTKDAKVCTVTEVEETKLMIGLLPVWLASIIPSTMITQAGTLFVKQAETLERHVGSSFEFPAASATAFLTLSMLITTVVYDRLLVPFLRRYTGNPKGITALQRMGSGMLIQVIVMIVAMLVEFKRLDVIKEHHLENNKKAIVPRSIFTLIPQFALMGMADALLDIGKIDFFYDQAPESMQSLGTSLFTSSHGVGAFTSSLLLTAVSNFSARGNRKGWILNNLNASHLDYYYAFLAVLLFLNLLFFLFVSYVYVYKREVTRALGDDSEKTIEILAVNIHKDVDIC; from the exons ATGGTGAGTGGCAATGCTGAAAAGATGGCGAATTCACAAGCAGAAAAAGAAACAGATAAATTTGCATTAGATGGAAGTGTTGATCTGCATGGCAGGCCTGTTGAGATAGCAAAGACTGGAGGAATAAAAGCTTGTTCTTTTATAGTGG GGTATGAGTTCTGTGAGAGGCTGGCTTTTGGTGGGATATGGGCTAATTTGGTGATATATCTCACAAGCAAACTGCATGAAGGCACTGTTTCTGCGTCAAGAAATGTTACCAATTGGACTGGTGTAATGTGGATTATTCCCATTTTTGGGGCTTATATTGCTGATACTCACTGGGGTCGCTACTGGACCTTCCTAGTCTTTGCCTTTGTCTATGTAGTG GGAATGGGGCTCATGACATTAGCTGTTTCATTGACATCATTGAGACCCCCTGCTTGCCCATCAGGTGAAGGATGTGAGAAGGCTTCCCCTCTTCAAATTGGAGTATTCTATTTCGCCTTATATCTTTTGGCAATAGGCGCAGGGGGAACCAAGCCCAACATCTCCACCTTTGGAGCAGATCAGTTTGATGAGTTTCACCCCAAAGAAAAGTCCCAGAAAAACCACTTCTTCAACTGGTGGATGTTCACAATTTTCTTGGGAACTCTGTTTGGCAAAACATTTCTGATTTACATAGAAGACAATGTGAGCTGGGGTGTGAGCTATGGAATCATTACAGCAGCAATAGTCATCTCTGTCATTATTGTCCTGATTGGAACTCCATTTTACAGACACAAAATAATATCTGGTAGCCCTCTTAAGCGCATGGGTAAAGTGTTTGTCAGGTTAGCCACAAACTGGAAAGCAAAGGCTCCTTCAGATCCTTCTGAGCTCTATGAAGTTGATTCCAAAGAATATGTTTCTAAGGGTAGATATCCCATTGCACATACAAATACCTTGAG GATCATAGACAAGGCTGCAATAAAGACTGATACAAAAGATGCCAAAGTGTGCACTGTGACCGAAGTGGAGGAAACAAAGCTGATGATAGGACTGCTTCCTGTCTGGTTGGCCTCCATAATACCCAGCACAATGATAACACAGGCTGGCACTCTGTTTGTCAAACAGGCAGAGACTCTTGAGAGACATGTTGGCTCAAGCTTTGAATTCCCGGCAGCCAGTGCCACAGCATTCTTAACTCTCTCCATGCTTATAACCACAGTAGTCTATGACAGACTCTTAGTTCCATTCCTGAGAAGATACACAGGAAACCCAAAAGGCATAACTGCACTACAGAGGATGGGATCTGGAATGCTGATCCAGGTCATTGTCATGATAGTTGCAATGCTGGTAGAATTCAAGAGATTAGATGTGATTAAAGAACACCATCTTGAGAACAACAAGAAGGCAATTGTGCCCAGAAGTATTTTCACCCTGATTCCACAGTTTGCCCTAATGGGTATGGCTGATGCATTGCTGGATATAGGCAAAATAGACTTCTTTTATGACCAGGCTCCAGAGAGCATGCAAAGCCTTGGGACTTCATTGTTCACAAGCTCTCATGGTGTGGGTGCTTTCACCAGCAGTTTGCTTCTTACAGCAGTGAGTAACTTCAGTGCAAGAGGGAACCGCAAAGGATGGATTCTGAATAATCTGAATGCCTCTCATCTGGATTACTATTATGCATTCTTAGCAGTTCTCCTGTTTCTGAACCTTTTGTTCTTCTTGTTTGTTTCTTATGTGTATGTCTACAAGAGAGAAGTTACAAGAGCCTTGGGTGATGATTCAGAGAAAACCATTGAGATTTTAGCTGTAAACATACATAAAGACGTAGATATTTGTTAG